The following proteins are encoded in a genomic region of Streptomyces sp. NBC_01723:
- a CDS encoding N-acetylneuraminate synthase family protein, protein MSTNSRIRTFGTREAGPGRPVYVTGEIGINHNGELENAFKLIDAAAEAGCDAVKFQKRTPEICTPRDQWDIERDTPWGRMTYIDYRHRVEFGEDEYRQIDEYCKSKNIAWFASPWDTEAVAFLEKFDVPAHKVASASLTDDELLRALRATGRTVILSTGMSTPKQIRHAVEVLGSDNILMCHATSTYPAQAEELNLRVIHTLQQEYPNVPIGYSGHETGLQTTLAAVALGATFVERHITLDRAMWGSDQAASVEPQGLTRLVRDIRTIEASLGDGVKKVYESELGPMKKLRRVTGVVAEAEIADAAGEPVTV, encoded by the coding sequence ATGAGCACCAACTCCCGCATCCGCACCTTCGGTACCCGCGAGGCCGGCCCCGGCCGCCCCGTCTACGTCACCGGTGAGATCGGCATCAACCACAACGGCGAGCTGGAGAACGCCTTCAAGCTGATCGACGCCGCCGCCGAGGCCGGCTGCGACGCCGTCAAGTTCCAGAAGCGCACCCCCGAGATCTGCACCCCGCGCGACCAGTGGGACATCGAGCGGGACACCCCCTGGGGCCGGATGACGTACATCGACTACCGCCACCGCGTGGAGTTCGGCGAGGACGAGTACCGCCAGATCGACGAGTACTGCAAGAGCAAGAACATCGCCTGGTTCGCCTCCCCGTGGGACACCGAGGCCGTCGCCTTCCTGGAGAAGTTCGACGTCCCCGCCCATAAGGTCGCCTCCGCCTCGCTGACCGACGACGAGCTGCTGCGCGCCCTGCGCGCCACCGGCCGCACCGTCATCCTCTCCACCGGCATGTCCACCCCGAAGCAGATCCGCCACGCGGTCGAGGTCCTGGGCAGCGACAACATCCTCATGTGCCACGCCACGTCGACGTACCCGGCGCAGGCCGAGGAGCTGAACCTCCGCGTCATCCACACCCTCCAGCAGGAGTACCCGAACGTCCCGATCGGCTACTCCGGCCACGAGACCGGCCTGCAGACCACGCTCGCCGCCGTCGCCCTCGGCGCCACCTTCGTCGAGCGCCACATCACCCTCGACCGCGCCATGTGGGGCTCCGACCAGGCCGCCTCCGTCGAGCCGCAGGGCCTGACCCGCCTGGTGCGCGACATCCGCACCATCGAGGCCTCCCTCGGCGACGGCGTCAAGAAGGTCTACGAGTCCGAGCTGGGCCCGATGAAGAAGCTGCGCCGCGTCACCGGTGTCGTCGCCGAGGCGGAGATCGCCGACGCCGCGGGCGAGCCCGTCACCGTCTGA
- a CDS encoding M20 family metallopeptidase, which produces MSRETEADPSGEAQLPGTLPEALRAELVAFRRDLHMHPELGNQEFRTTAAIKERLERAGLKPRVLPVGTGLVCDIGTNTDSGQWAGGPRMLALRADIDALPIPDTKSDCPYHSRVPDRAHACGHDVHTTVVLGTGLVLAALHERGLLPRPVRLVFQPAEEVLPGGAADAIEGGALDGVRRILAVHCDPRVDAGRIGLRVGPITSACDRLEIALNGPGGHTARPHLTTDLVTAAARVVTDVPSLVARRVDSRSGLALTWGRVESGHAPNVIPQHAELAGTVRCLDLDAWRQAPDLVVGAIDEIANLYRAKSEITYVRGVPPVVNEVTSVELLQTAMITRLGTDSVESTEQSLGGEDFSWYLEHVPGAMARLGVRPPGERTVRDLHQGDFDVDEHAITVGVEMFTAAALIDAVN; this is translated from the coding sequence ATGTCCCGTGAGACCGAGGCCGATCCGTCAGGGGAAGCGCAACTTCCCGGTACGTTGCCGGAGGCGTTGCGCGCAGAACTCGTGGCCTTCCGCCGCGACCTGCACATGCACCCCGAGCTGGGCAACCAGGAGTTCCGCACCACCGCCGCCATCAAGGAACGGCTCGAACGAGCCGGCCTCAAGCCGCGCGTGCTTCCGGTCGGAACCGGGCTCGTCTGCGACATCGGCACCAACACCGACTCGGGACAGTGGGCGGGCGGGCCGCGCATGCTCGCCCTGCGGGCCGACATCGACGCCCTGCCCATTCCGGACACCAAGAGCGACTGCCCGTACCACTCGCGGGTGCCGGACCGCGCCCACGCCTGCGGCCACGACGTGCACACCACCGTCGTCCTCGGCACCGGACTGGTCCTCGCCGCGCTGCACGAGCGGGGGCTGCTGCCCCGGCCCGTGCGGCTGGTCTTCCAGCCCGCCGAGGAGGTGCTGCCCGGCGGTGCCGCCGACGCGATCGAGGGCGGGGCGCTCGACGGGGTGCGCCGGATCCTGGCCGTGCACTGCGACCCCCGGGTGGACGCCGGGCGGATCGGACTGCGGGTGGGGCCCATCACCTCCGCCTGCGACCGGCTGGAGATCGCCCTCAACGGCCCCGGCGGCCACACCGCCCGCCCGCACCTGACGACCGACCTGGTCACCGCCGCCGCGCGAGTGGTCACCGACGTGCCCTCGCTCGTCGCCCGGCGCGTGGACAGCCGCAGCGGCCTCGCCCTGACCTGGGGCCGGGTCGAGTCCGGCCACGCCCCGAACGTCATCCCCCAGCACGCCGAACTCGCCGGGACGGTCCGCTGCCTCGACCTCGACGCCTGGCGCCAGGCCCCCGACCTGGTGGTGGGCGCCATCGACGAGATCGCCAACCTGTACCGGGCGAAGTCCGAGATCACCTACGTACGGGGCGTCCCGCCGGTCGTCAACGAGGTGACCAGCGTCGAACTCCTCCAGACCGCCATGATCACCCGGCTGGGCACGGACTCCGTGGAGAGCACCGAGCAGAGCCTGGGCGGCGAGGACTTCTCCTGGTACCTGGAGCACGTGCCCGGCGCCATGGCCCGCCTCGGCGTCCGCCCGCCCGGCGAGCGCACCGTCCGCGACCTGCATCAGGGCGACTTCGACGTGGACGAGCACGCCATCACCGTCGGCGTGGAGATGTTCACCGCGGCGGCGCTCATCGACGCCGTCAACTGA
- a CDS encoding BMP family lipoprotein, with amino-acid sequence MRRISRLTRVAVGAASLALAATACGGTSSDSGDGKDDKGLAIAYDIGGKGDQSFNDAAYAGLERAKKEFGYKTADIEPTDGETDADKEQRLTSLAKQGYNPVIGVGFAYGPAMKAVAAKYPDTTFGIVDSVVEGKNVASLVFAENEASYLAGVAAAKATKTKTVGFVGGVDVPLIHKFEAGYEQGVKDTDPKVKVISQYLTQTAEEGGFSSPDKGRAAAEGQIEKKADVVYQAAGLSGQGVIEAAAKAKVWAIGVDSDQYEQEALAAYKDHILTSALKDINGAVYALAKSVEDDKPLTGTQTFDLKSDGVGLSDSNPKFAEVPGAKDAVAKAKEGITSGSIKVKTE; translated from the coding sequence ATGCGTCGGATATCGAGACTCACCCGCGTCGCGGTGGGGGCCGCGTCGCTCGCACTCGCCGCCACGGCCTGCGGAGGCACCAGCAGCGACAGCGGAGACGGCAAGGACGACAAGGGCCTCGCCATCGCGTACGACATCGGCGGCAAGGGCGACCAGTCCTTCAACGACGCCGCGTACGCCGGTCTGGAGCGGGCGAAGAAGGAGTTCGGCTACAAGACCGCCGACATCGAGCCCACCGACGGTGAGACGGACGCCGACAAGGAACAGCGTCTGACCTCCCTGGCCAAGCAGGGCTACAACCCCGTCATCGGCGTCGGCTTCGCCTACGGCCCGGCGATGAAGGCGGTCGCCGCCAAGTACCCGGACACCACCTTCGGCATCGTCGACTCGGTGGTCGAGGGCAAGAACGTGGCCTCCCTCGTCTTCGCCGAGAACGAGGCGTCCTACCTCGCCGGCGTCGCCGCCGCCAAGGCCACCAAGACCAAGACGGTGGGCTTCGTGGGCGGTGTGGACGTCCCGCTGATCCACAAGTTCGAGGCGGGCTACGAGCAGGGCGTCAAGGACACCGACCCCAAGGTCAAGGTCATCTCGCAGTACCTGACGCAGACCGCCGAGGAGGGCGGCTTCTCCAGCCCCGACAAGGGTCGCGCGGCGGCCGAGGGGCAGATCGAGAAGAAGGCCGACGTGGTCTACCAGGCGGCCGGGCTGTCCGGGCAGGGCGTGATCGAGGCGGCCGCCAAGGCGAAGGTCTGGGCGATCGGCGTCGACTCGGACCAGTACGAGCAGGAGGCCCTCGCGGCCTACAAGGACCACATCCTGACCTCCGCCCTCAAGGACATCAACGGGGCGGTCTACGCGCTGGCCAAGTCCGTCGAGGACGACAAGCCGCTGACCGGCACCCAGACCTTCGACCTGAAGTCGGACGGGGTGGGCCTGTCCGACAGCAACCCGAAGTTCGCCGAGGTCCCGGGCGCCAAGGACGCCGTGGCCAAGGCCAAGGAGGGCATCACCAGCGGCTCGATCAAGGTGAAGACCGAGTAG
- a CDS encoding BMP family lipoprotein, translating into MRRISRITVAGAATASLALALSACGGTSTSSGSDSDGDKGLAIAYDVGGKGDQSFNDAAYAGLEQAKKEFGYETADVEPTDGETDADKEQRLVSLAKQGHNPVVGVGYAYAAAIKNAAEKYPDTTFGIVDDATIESKNVADLVFNEEQASYLAGVAAAKTTKTDTVGFVGGVDIPLIHKFQAGFAQGVKDTDPKVKVLSQYLTQTAEEGGFSSPDKGKTAAEGQMEKKADVVYAAAGLSGQGVIEAAAAKKVWAIGVDSDQYKQEALAKYKDYILTSATKDVAKAVYNLAKSVEDGKPETGIVRGDLKSGEVGLSDSNPKFADDAELQAAIKTAKEKIISGEIKVKSS; encoded by the coding sequence ATGCGCCGGATTTCCCGGATCACGGTCGCAGGCGCAGCGACCGCCTCCCTCGCCCTCGCGCTCTCCGCCTGCGGTGGTACCTCGACCTCCTCCGGGTCGGACTCCGACGGCGACAAGGGCCTCGCCATCGCCTACGACGTCGGCGGCAAGGGCGACCAGTCCTTCAACGACGCCGCGTACGCCGGTCTGGAGCAGGCGAAGAAGGAGTTCGGCTACGAGACCGCCGACGTCGAGCCCACCGACGGCGAGACCGACGCCGACAAGGAGCAGCGCCTGGTCTCCCTGGCCAAGCAGGGTCACAACCCGGTCGTCGGTGTCGGCTACGCGTACGCCGCCGCGATCAAGAACGCCGCCGAGAAGTACCCGGACACCACCTTCGGCATCGTGGACGACGCCACGATCGAGTCGAAGAACGTGGCTGACCTGGTCTTCAACGAGGAGCAGGCCTCCTACCTCGCCGGTGTCGCCGCGGCCAAGACCACCAAGACCGACACGGTCGGCTTCGTGGGCGGCGTGGACATCCCGCTGATCCACAAGTTCCAGGCCGGCTTCGCGCAGGGCGTCAAGGACACCGACCCCAAGGTCAAGGTCCTCTCCCAGTACCTCACGCAGACCGCGGAGGAGGGCGGCTTCTCCAGCCCCGACAAGGGCAAGACCGCCGCCGAGGGCCAGATGGAGAAGAAGGCCGACGTGGTCTACGCGGCCGCCGGCCTCTCCGGCCAGGGCGTGATCGAGGCCGCCGCCGCCAAGAAGGTCTGGGCGATCGGCGTCGACTCCGACCAGTACAAGCAGGAAGCCCTCGCCAAGTACAAGGACTACATCCTGACTTCGGCCACCAAGGACGTCGCCAAGGCCGTATACAACCTCGCGAAGTCCGTCGAGGACGGCAAGCCGGAGACCGGTATCGTTCGGGGCGATCTGAAGTCCGGCGAGGTCGGTCTCTCGGACTCCAACCCGAAGTTCGCGGACGACGCCGAGCTCCAGGCAGCCATCAAGACGGCCAAGGAGAAGATCATCAGCGGCGAGATCAAGGTCAAGAGCAGCTGA
- a CDS encoding ABC transporter ATP-binding protein, translating into MTAVELAGITKRFPGVVANHDIHLTVRKGTVHALVGENGAGKSTLMKILYGMQKPDEGTIAVDGEKVAFSSPADAIARGIGMVHQHFMLADNLTVLENVVLGSEKLYGIGAKARRKIKEISERYGLGVKPDLLVEELGVAARQRVEILKVLYRGARTLILDEPTAVLVPQEVDALFDNLRGLKAEGLSVIFISHKLGEVLSVADEITVIRRGTTVGTAVPAETTPRQLAELMVGSELPTPETAESTVTDRPVLTVDTLRLAAPGGKALLDDISFTIHAGEVLGIAGVEGNGQTELVDALIGLRHADSGSIRFLDEDITALPTRKRREQGVGYIPEDRHRHGLLLEAPLWENRILGHVTEKPNSKGVWLDPKGSQEDTRRIVETYDVRTPGIDVTAASLSGGNQQKLIVGREMSHKPRFLIAAHPTRGVDVGAQAAIWDHIREARREGLAVLLISADLDELIGLSDTLRVIYDGRLVADADPASITPEELGSAMTGAASGHLEHEETDGTDGTDGAGGTGGTPEPSGTPEIRKSPKSPSPEAPEDEAR; encoded by the coding sequence GTGACCGCCGTCGAACTCGCCGGGATCACCAAGCGCTTCCCCGGCGTCGTGGCCAATCACGACATCCACCTCACCGTCCGCAAGGGCACCGTGCACGCCCTCGTCGGCGAGAACGGCGCCGGCAAGTCGACGCTGATGAAGATCCTCTACGGCATGCAGAAGCCGGACGAGGGCACCATCGCGGTCGACGGCGAGAAGGTGGCCTTCTCCTCGCCCGCCGACGCCATCGCCCGCGGCATCGGCATGGTCCACCAGCACTTCATGCTCGCCGACAACCTCACGGTCCTGGAGAACGTGGTCCTCGGCAGCGAGAAGCTGTACGGCATCGGCGCCAAGGCCCGCCGGAAGATCAAGGAGATCTCCGAGCGGTACGGCCTCGGCGTCAAGCCCGACCTCCTCGTCGAGGAGCTGGGCGTCGCCGCCCGGCAGCGGGTGGAGATCCTCAAGGTCCTCTACCGCGGCGCCCGCACGCTGATCCTGGACGAGCCGACCGCCGTGCTCGTGCCGCAGGAGGTGGACGCCCTCTTCGACAACCTGCGCGGGCTGAAGGCCGAGGGGCTGTCCGTCATCTTCATCTCCCACAAGCTGGGCGAGGTCCTGTCGGTCGCTGACGAGATCACCGTCATCCGCCGGGGCACCACGGTCGGCACCGCCGTCCCCGCCGAGACCACCCCGCGCCAGCTCGCCGAGCTGATGGTCGGCAGTGAGCTGCCCACCCCGGAGACCGCCGAGTCCACGGTCACCGACCGCCCGGTCCTCACCGTCGACACGCTGCGCCTGGCGGCCCCGGGCGGCAAGGCCCTGCTGGACGACATCTCCTTCACCATCCACGCCGGTGAGGTGCTGGGCATCGCCGGCGTCGAGGGCAACGGCCAGACCGAGCTGGTCGACGCGCTCATCGGCCTGCGCCACGCGGACTCCGGCAGCATTCGCTTCCTCGACGAGGACATCACCGCGCTGCCCACCCGCAAGCGCCGCGAGCAGGGCGTCGGGTACATCCCCGAGGACCGCCACCGCCACGGCCTGCTCCTGGAAGCGCCCCTCTGGGAGAACCGCATCCTCGGCCACGTCACCGAGAAGCCCAACAGCAAGGGCGTCTGGCTGGACCCGAAGGGCTCCCAGGAGGACACCCGCCGCATCGTCGAGACGTACGACGTCCGCACCCCCGGCATCGACGTCACCGCCGCCTCGCTCTCCGGCGGCAACCAGCAGAAGCTGATCGTCGGCCGCGAGATGAGCCACAAGCCGCGCTTCCTGATCGCCGCCCACCCCACCCGCGGTGTGGACGTCGGCGCGCAGGCCGCGATCTGGGACCACATCCGGGAGGCCCGCCGCGAGGGACTCGCCGTCCTGCTGATCTCCGCCGACCTGGACGAGCTGATCGGCCTGTCCGACACCCTCCGGGTGATCTACGACGGCAGGCTCGTCGCGGACGCCGACCCGGCCTCCATCACGCCCGAGGAGCTGGGGTCGGCGATGACCGGCGCCGCGAGCGGCCACCTGGAACACGAAGAGACCGACGGGACCGACGGGACCGACGGGGCCGGGGGGACCGGCGGGACTCCCGAGCCCTCCGGGACCCCTGAGATCCGCAAGTCTCCCAAGTCCCCGTCCCCCGAGGCTCCGGAAGACGAGGCCCGCTGA
- a CDS encoding ABC transporter permease: MKKFDKERVLLAVAGPVIALAVAFVLSAIVLIASGKNPVEPFALMFEQAGFSDIQVLIINQASMYYIAALAVAIGFRMNLFNIGVDGQYQLAAMMAAIVGAHANLPAFLQIPLLLLTAVCTGAFWSGIAGVLKVTRGVSEVVATIMLNAIATSVIGYLWLPDVFGVKIGNNNTTGEMHESGWVPGIDMGAAGEIYGLVVLAVLLGIAYWVVLNRTRFGFDLRASGASESAAAASGVDPKRMVLTAMLLSGGLAGLAGLPILLGDTHTYSLNFPTGIGFLGIGIALLGRNSPVGIAFAALLWAWLDKASPELDFHGYDKEIAVIMQGLIVLSVVVSYEAVREWGLRRQQRRVGAELAAGHVLGATDNTKKEVAGR, translated from the coding sequence ATGAAGAAGTTCGACAAGGAGCGCGTGCTCCTCGCGGTGGCCGGACCGGTCATCGCGCTCGCCGTGGCCTTCGTGCTCAGCGCGATCGTCCTGATCGCCTCGGGCAAGAACCCGGTCGAACCGTTCGCCCTGATGTTCGAGCAGGCCGGATTCTCCGACATCCAGGTCCTGATCATCAACCAGGCGTCGATGTACTACATCGCCGCCCTGGCGGTCGCCATCGGCTTCCGGATGAACCTGTTCAACATCGGCGTCGACGGCCAGTACCAGCTCGCCGCCATGATGGCCGCGATCGTCGGCGCGCACGCCAACCTGCCGGCGTTCCTCCAGATCCCGCTGCTCCTCCTGACCGCCGTGTGCACCGGCGCCTTCTGGTCCGGCATCGCCGGTGTCCTTAAGGTCACCCGCGGCGTCAGCGAGGTCGTCGCGACGATCATGCTGAACGCCATCGCCACCTCCGTCATCGGCTACCTGTGGCTGCCTGACGTCTTCGGCGTCAAGATCGGCAACAACAACACCACCGGCGAGATGCACGAGTCCGGCTGGGTCCCCGGCATCGACATGGGCGCGGCCGGCGAGATCTACGGCCTGGTCGTCCTCGCCGTGCTCCTCGGCATCGCCTACTGGGTCGTCCTCAACCGCACCCGATTCGGCTTCGACCTGCGCGCCTCCGGCGCCTCCGAGTCCGCCGCCGCGGCCAGCGGTGTCGACCCCAAGCGCATGGTGCTCACCGCGATGCTCCTCTCCGGCGGCCTCGCCGGTCTCGCGGGCCTGCCGATCCTGCTCGGCGACACCCACACCTACAGCCTCAACTTCCCCACCGGCATCGGCTTCCTCGGCATCGGCATCGCGCTGCTCGGCCGCAACAGCCCGGTCGGCATCGCCTTCGCCGCCCTGCTGTGGGCCTGGCTCGACAAGGCCTCGCCCGAACTGGACTTCCACGGTTACGACAAGGAGATCGCGGTCATCATGCAGGGCCTGATCGTCCTCTCGGTCGTCGTCTCCTACGAGGCCGTCCGCGAGTGGGGTCTGCGCCGCCAGCAGCGCCGGGTCGGCGCCGAGCTGGCCGCCGGACACGTCCTCGGCGCCACCGACAACACCAAGAAGGAGGTGGCTGGCCGATGA
- a CDS encoding ABC transporter permease has protein sequence MTTATDLNQPTLEHGAPAGRRISLGVLMLVIAGALALTSIVRLITGANGITNVSQMSTALQLAVPIGLAGLGGLWAERAGVVNIGLEGMMILGTWFGAWAGFQWGPWTGVLVGIVGGALGGLLHAIVTITFNVNHIVSGVAINILALGATRYLAPLAFEGHQGGSAKQSPPVDSLGHFTVPGLSDGLVNLNDRHWFLISDIAGLLGGLVTNVSWLTLIAVALIPATWYILWRTSFGLRLRSCGENPIAAESLGVNVYKYKYLAVIISGGLAGLGGVFLSIVANPFYLEGQTSGRGYIGLAAMIFGNWMPGGLAIGAGLFGYTDSLNLRGGSANVHALLLLGALLLVAGAIWLAIRKKYVKAAITVLVGALVFAWYAGTDDVPNQVVSATPYVVTLVVLALSAQRLRMPRANGMPYRKGQGK, from the coding sequence ATGACCACCGCAACCGACCTCAACCAGCCCACGCTGGAGCACGGGGCGCCGGCCGGCCGCCGGATCTCGCTGGGGGTCCTGATGCTGGTCATCGCCGGCGCCCTGGCGCTGACCTCCATCGTCCGCCTCATCACCGGCGCCAACGGCATCACCAACGTCAGCCAGATGTCCACCGCGCTCCAGCTCGCCGTGCCGATCGGCCTCGCCGGTCTCGGCGGTCTGTGGGCCGAGCGCGCGGGCGTGGTCAACATCGGCCTCGAGGGCATGATGATCCTCGGCACCTGGTTCGGTGCCTGGGCCGGCTTCCAGTGGGGCCCGTGGACCGGTGTCCTCGTCGGCATCGTCGGCGGCGCGCTCGGCGGCCTGCTGCACGCCATCGTGACGATCACCTTCAACGTCAACCACATCGTCTCCGGCGTGGCCATCAACATCCTCGCCCTCGGCGCCACCCGTTACCTCGCCCCGCTGGCCTTCGAGGGACACCAGGGCGGCTCGGCCAAGCAGTCCCCGCCGGTGGACTCCCTCGGGCACTTCACGGTGCCGGGCCTCTCCGACGGGCTGGTGAACCTGAACGACCGGCACTGGTTCCTGATCTCGGACATCGCGGGCCTGCTCGGCGGTCTGGTCACCAACGTCTCCTGGCTCACGCTGATCGCCGTCGCGCTGATCCCCGCCACCTGGTACATCCTGTGGCGCACCTCGTTCGGCCTGCGCCTGCGCTCCTGCGGCGAGAACCCGATCGCGGCCGAGTCGCTGGGCGTCAACGTCTACAAGTACAAGTACCTGGCCGTGATCATCTCCGGCGGTCTGGCCGGCCTCGGCGGCGTCTTCCTCTCCATCGTGGCCAACCCCTTCTACCTGGAGGGCCAGACCAGCGGCCGCGGCTACATCGGCCTCGCGGCGATGATCTTCGGCAACTGGATGCCGGGCGGACTCGCCATCGGCGCCGGGCTGTTCGGCTACACCGACAGCCTCAACCTGCGCGGCGGCTCCGCCAACGTGCACGCCCTGCTGCTGCTCGGCGCGCTGCTGCTGGTGGCCGGCGCCATCTGGCTCGCGATCCGCAAGAAGTACGTCAAGGCCGCGATCACGGTGCTCGTCGGCGCCCTGGTCTTCGCCTGGTACGCCGGCACCGACGACGTCCCCAACCAGGTCGTCTCCGCCACGCCGTACGTCGTCACCCTCGTCGTCCTCGCGCTCTCCGCCCAGCGGCTGCGGATGCCCAGGGCGAACGGCATGCCGTACCGGAAGGGGCAGGGCAAGTGA
- a CDS encoding cytidine deaminase, translating into MTAADWDGLRAAARDAMSRAYAPYSGYAVGAAALVDDGRTVTGCNVENASYGISLCAECGLVSQLRLSGGGRLTHFVCVDGEGAVLVPCGRCRQLLHEFGGPELLLDTPAGIVPLSEMLPQAFGPDHLTK; encoded by the coding sequence GTGACGGCCGCCGACTGGGACGGACTGCGCGCGGCCGCCCGGGACGCGATGTCCCGGGCGTACGCCCCCTACTCCGGATACGCCGTCGGCGCCGCCGCCCTGGTCGACGACGGCCGCACGGTGACCGGCTGCAACGTGGAGAACGCCAGCTACGGCATCTCCCTGTGCGCCGAGTGCGGGCTCGTCTCCCAGCTCCGGCTGAGCGGCGGCGGCCGCTTGACGCACTTCGTCTGCGTCGACGGCGAGGGCGCGGTCCTCGTCCCGTGCGGGCGCTGCCGCCAGCTGCTGCACGAGTTCGGCGGCCCGGAGCTGCTGCTCGACACCCCGGCCGGGATCGTCCCCCTGTCGGAGATGCTCCCGCAGGCCTTCGGCCCGGACCACCTCACCAAGTAA
- a CDS encoding thymidine phosphorylase yields MGMDVISVIRTKRDRGELSGEQIDWVIDAYTRGEVADEQMSSLAMAILLNGMNRGEIARWTAAMIASGERMEFSSLSRPTADKHSTGGVGDKITLPLAPLVAACGAAVPQLSGRGLGHTGGTLDKLESIPGWRALLSNEEMLNVLDTTGAVICAAGDGLAPADKKLYALRDVTGTVEAIPLIASSIMSKKIAEGTGSLVLDVKVGSGAFMKTIEDARELASTMVGLGTDHGVKTVALLTDMATPLGLTAGNALEVRESVEVLAGGGPSDVVELTLALAREMLAAAGLPDADPAKALADGSAMDVWRRMIAAQGGDPDAALPTSKEQHVVKAASSGVLTRLDAYDIGVAAWRLGAGRARKEDPVQAAAGVELHAKPGDAVTAGQPLLTLHTDTPDRFEYALAAIDGSYDVAPTGTDFTASPVVLERIA; encoded by the coding sequence ATGGGCATGGACGTCATCTCCGTCATCCGCACCAAGCGGGACCGCGGCGAACTCAGCGGCGAGCAGATCGACTGGGTCATCGACGCCTACACGCGCGGCGAGGTGGCCGACGAGCAGATGTCGTCGCTGGCGATGGCGATCCTGCTCAACGGCATGAACCGCGGCGAGATCGCCCGCTGGACGGCCGCGATGATCGCCTCCGGCGAGCGGATGGAGTTCTCGTCCCTGTCCCGCCCCACCGCCGACAAGCACTCCACGGGCGGCGTCGGCGACAAGATCACGCTGCCGCTGGCGCCCCTGGTGGCGGCGTGCGGCGCGGCCGTCCCGCAGCTCTCCGGCCGCGGCCTCGGCCACACCGGAGGCACGCTGGACAAGCTGGAGTCCATCCCGGGCTGGCGCGCCCTCCTCTCCAACGAGGAGATGCTGAACGTCCTGGACACCACCGGCGCGGTGATCTGCGCGGCGGGTGACGGCCTGGCACCCGCCGACAAGAAGCTGTACGCCCTCCGGGACGTCACCGGCACGGTGGAGGCGATCCCGCTCATCGCCTCCTCCATCATGTCCAAGAAGATCGCCGAGGGCACGGGCTCCCTGGTCCTGGACGTCAAGGTCGGCTCGGGCGCCTTCATGAAGACGATCGAGGACGCGCGCGAGCTGGCGTCCACGATGGTCGGCCTCGGTACCGACCACGGCGTGAAGACGGTCGCCCTGCTCACCGACATGGCGACTCCGCTCGGCCTCACCGCGGGCAACGCCCTGGAGGTCCGCGAGTCGGTCGAGGTCCTGGCCGGCGGCGGTCCCTCCGACGTGGTGGAGCTGACCCTCGCCCTGGCCCGCGAGATGCTGGCCGCCGCGGGCCTGCCGGACGCCGACCCGGCGAAGGCGCTGGCCGACGGCTCCGCGATGGACGTCTGGCGGCGCATGATCGCGGCCCAGGGCGGCGACCCGGACGCGGCCCTGCCCACGTCGAAGGAGCAGCACGTGGTGAAGGCCGCCTCCTCGGGCGTCCTGACCCGCCTCGACGCCTACGACATCGGCGTCGCCGCCTGGCGCCTCGGCGCGGGCCGCGCCCGCAAGGAGGACCCGGTGCAGGCCGCCGCGGGCGTCGAGCTGCACGCGAAGCCCGGCGACGCGGTCACGGCCGGCCAGCCCCTCCTGACCCTCCACACGGACACCCCGGACCGCTTCGAGTACGCCCTCGCGGCGATCGACGGCTCCTACGACGTCGCCCCGACGGGCACGGACTTCACGGCGTCGCCGGTGGTGCTGGAACGTATCGCCTGA